The sequence below is a genomic window from Ipomoea triloba cultivar NCNSP0323 chromosome 10, ASM357664v1.
TCAAAATTGCTCTTATCCCTATTTTCAATCCCCTATTTTTGTCCACATCCCCGACATCCCCGTTCACGTAGGGACGGAGAATTGGATTTCCCGTCGAGTACGAGTACAATTGATATCCCTAGATACCGACCGTGTAACATATATGCAATGTGTTTTTTCATATTAAGAACGTGGTCGGTCTAAACCCTTCAAATTTGTCAAGTAGTATCCAAATCATGGATTTTGGGCCTCAAACCATGTTTGGACAACCTCTTctttaattaaactttatttctttaaaccCAATActacataattaaataataaagtaatcTAAGAGAAAACCAACCAATTCTTATACCGTGAGGGGaatcatggtccaaaaacgacaccgttttttaaagtaaataaatggTGGCCATTATGCTTAACAAATCATGCATTTATGATGTTCtcagaataaaataaaattgcagtGTATCactgtatctaaaatgaaaataaataacatgtcaaatgaaactacaaaattaaaatgatactctagttgtgctgaaattaaactacaatatgtataaaatgaaattgaataacatgtctcacaaaTGAGTGTATgctgtcaaatgaaactgtagttatatcaaaatgatactttagttgtgttgtaatgaaactatagtgtatataaaatgaaattgaataacagtttcacatatttgagtgtatattgtccaataaaaccgtagttgaattagaattatactttagtggtgttgtaataagactgcagtgtgtataaaataaaattcaataacataTTTCACATATTAAGTGTataataatgtcaaatgaaattgtagttgaaacaaaatgatactttagttgtgttgaaatataatggaattataatgtatataaaatgaaactaaatacgtaatacaaatataattaattagacgGAACGGATTACAGGTATCATTTCTTTTCAGTAAAATTTGCCAAAACCAGCTTGCCAATACAAGAATTTGATCCAAATTACGTTATCATGCACCTCATATCGTCCTCCCACTCTTGACAGGGATTCACTCATTCACTCTCAAATCTAAACTTCTAGTGCCAAGTGCCAAATAGGAATGAAGCACTATCGCCATCTACCTTGAGATGGTCTTCATATTATACATGTTGAATTGTAACTTGGCTTGGCTTATGCCACTTTTCCCAGGCCTCTTGAAGATCATTTGTCCTTGAAGATACTAAAAAATAGGTATCTCAGAAGAATATATAATCCTGTATGTCTATTAAGCTTGGTTAATATAGGAGGCCAAAACTATCCTCCACAAACCCACAATGCAATAAGTCCATGATGGCAGCATGGGAATGGGCATTTTGTCTGCACTGATGGAACTGGAGTTCCATTCCCtgcaactttaatttgttacacAAGTTATGGTGGAGTTAGTTGTGGTCCTATACAGGCCTTGAAACAGACGGTGACATCCTTAATTACCCATCATCTTGGAAAACTAAATTATCCAATACTAACTATATTTGGATCTTCCATGACTATAAAAAGGCAACAAGTTGTAGGCTGCATATTACTCGCTATTCGCTGTACAATATTTGGCTTTAATTACCAATTCAACAAATGGCGGCTGCAGCCAGCAGAGGTGCACACTCCATGAATTTTTCCCATTTCAAGTAAGATTTCTATGTTTGCAatcatgcattttttttaaaaaaaaatccaaaatgcCAATTATTACTCTATATatctattttttcttcttataaTCAAAAGAATGGAGATTGAATTCGAGACGTAGTAGTATACATACTAAAAAGCAAAAGCATCTTTGTTAtcgataaaagaaaaaaaaaagagtaagatAATCTTGTAGCCATTTCTATGCCATTGTGTTGAGCGGTCGTTGGTAAAGGCCAAATCTAGCACCTGGTGAGTGGgagattgttgggtggaggctgATAAAGGGTAAAGGTCAAGTTCAAcactcgaaaatgtgatggtggAGGCCGATAATGTGTTTGGCCTAAGTGGTAAGGTTTAATCTCAACAAATGGTATGAGAGCAAGTCACCGGTGGATTGAGTTGGGCGGAGGCTGGTAAAGGGTAAAGGCGAAGTCCAGCAGCCAGTGTTGATTATATACGGGGAATATAAGTTACatggaaaaaattaaagttacaaaatgatatatattgttGGATTACCGAGTCTGATCTTGGGCCATGTCATGATATACTAAAAGTggtaattttacttttatttttacgACTATTGTagcattgtcacatttaatttgaccatattttttgaaacattctttataatatagtttttgttttatattttctcaatcttttttagCCTGAAGAATCAATGCCCCTACCATTGTGATTAAATCTTGTGACCACTCATTTAGAATGGTATTGTTCCATTTGGTTGTCTTTTTGCAATTTTCAttacattaatattaattactagggcaattcaatattttataatCTTAATATCCTCTTCTTATTGAAAGAATGTtcataaatgatataataaacaataatttgagtaacatttttttaatgaaacaaTATCTAAAGTGAGATTTTGCCACCACTAATAAAATGATCGACGATTGGAtgcttatatttgttatttacaGGCCAATGGTGAGGAAAGCCAGCTACCACAGGAAAAGTGGTTCGCCGGAGATGATGAATGAAACCGTGAAATTGAACGGAGAAGAAGCAAAGAGCAAAAAGAAGGAGGAAACGTGGTGGATCCCGGACAATCGCACCGGAATTTTTTACCCCAAAGGCCAAAACAAAGTAATTGAGGAAGTCCCTCCGGCTGCAGGCACGGATGTTGGACCCATCAATTGGTTTTCCAACCATGAAGACTCTTTTTAAAAccataaaaatgttaattaatatcaatgaataaataaagtatatttATAATTAGCATAAACCATGAAAAATTACAAGTTGTAAGCTATGTTCATGCATGCATTTGCagcaatataatatttttgtcaattataaTCTTGTGTTTTTACAAGTGAATTTAATCAACTATAATAAATTACGACTAAGAAGAGCTGGGTAACACCCAATGGTAAACAGATGCCTCCAATGGggttcgaacccactccctttcgAATGGGAGGGTACACCGAGtgtcgcttgaccacaaagtctttagctattattaaaatactagttttatacgcgcattgcgcgaatgggttaatacctaatgtttatatttaaataaatatttgaaagtatatcaatgcaagattatataagagaagtttatacatgtgtaattgaatgtcgagtttttttatttaaatatctaactcaaagtatatgaatccaagataatatagaaaattcattataattattactaaaataaatgtttgcaaccatGTAAAAtcgataatctaaatatttggtctaaaaataatagtgtaaataaatactacttttaatttgaaattttctaagtgttcttaattctcttttgagtaacattgtcattgtcttcatctttactattttgttctcttcctttttgttggtggtgtgttatttgcaattcagatattgttggtagcatagatgacaacgtcatgcaatgagattatgatatatgagctatggactttcctttaggtgttctgcttggggttcatttggttcaaccattattgttgaatgagttattgtggataaagaaatccctagtttaagaaaaaaaattaaattacttaataaaaatttgaaaacttaaaatattatgtattccaaagatattaaaaggtagtttctcgcttcaatttgctgggtaataggttatttgagtactttcattgccaacaaatcccccaagtagttaatatgattggtttcaaactattcttttttattttttttcatggtattaaagaaatacatatgtgtcattttttggtgtaactactaatttatttaattcaataagagtaaaatagagtgtgattccgcttcaatttgttggattattatttgagtactctctttgtcaaccaatctccaagtagttaatataattagcttcaaattattttaattttttttttcatagtattaataaaatacttggtaaataaatatataacattattttgtactataactttgatatttaattacaagatattgtaaaagtaatataatgaacaatgtaatgaatatcaattgataaatttgaatgtaaagaatctttgcattagagaaaataaagacaatataactaatgaaattgtttatcttatttaatttaattttttgataatgaataattttttcaaataaaggtattgtagacacataattctaaattaaagaaatacatatgtatcattttttgttgtaactactaatttattgaaattaataagagtaaaatagagtgagaaacttaattatgtcaaatttgattgagatgaggttcgaacctaagacctttcttatagaaattaatgggtaagttaaaagttaacagaatattaacggagaagagaatatttaacggaaaacttaacggataatcataaaagtaatgttaaattaggtaatctctattaataatattaatctgaattatcttaaccatctatttgattaaataattcatcagaaccatctatttgattaaataatttgactgccatttttctacccattttaggcctaactctctttggctcatattagtgtatatatatatatataggcctagctctctttggctcttattagtatagtagattataaaaaaaaaaaaaaaaaaaaccacaacaAGGGTTCAAAAACGATTACTTGAAATAggtttttttctattttttttttaatttcactccgggcctataaaatgtttggaccgacCCTATCTAGGCAGCTTCTCGGCCTCTGGCTCCCTATGGACAAGATACGGTAATAGATGCTTTGGAAAGACAAACCAGAGGATGAGATATTATAGATACTATTACCAAAGATGCGGAGCCAAAAAGCAAATTGTCTATCGGATAGACAATGGTGAAATACTCCAAACTTTTTACACAGGAGCCAAGCATAATCACCGACCTGGAGCTCTCCTTCTAAGCAGGACCCGGCCTCCCTTTCAGGCAACACCCCGGCCCCTGGCTCCCTACGTATGAAAAAGATACGGTACGCATTAGAGGACAAACTGGAGGAAGTGATATTTTAGATGCCATTACAAAGGTTGCGgagcaaaaaagaaaattgtctATCGGATAGACAGTGGTGAAATACTCCAAACTTATTACACAGGATCCAACCATAATCAAACACTAGGAGCTCGCGCAGCAGACTATATTCCCTTCTAAGTAGGACTTCGGCCTCACTTGCAGGAGGCACCGTGACAGCATAAATAAAGCAGGACGgtcaaatataaaattctatCATAGAGTAGAAAATGGATATTAGATAGTAGTTGTGTCATCTTCCAAATAGCATGTCAAAGTGGTAATGGATTTGAATAGTTATCTACAAACAGGTAAAAATATATGGCCAACTAAATGAAATCTCGTAATGGTTCCCCTATGACCACGACACATGCAAATCTCTCCTCTTGTAGACAGATCTTTTATGCCTCTGAAAAAAACacttaaaaacttaaaaagggAAGAAGGGCTGTTGAAATTTGTGTTACAACTGAACTTATAGATTATTgaggaaattttttaaaaaaatttaggttCTTTTGTTCCtttcttgtaaaaaaaatttaaatttattttatgtaatgcttcaaaaatatttatctCGAAGTGCAattaatagaatcacaactaaCTACTACtttgatatgctctgatcctaGCTCTGATATGTTCTAATTctagctctgatatgctctAATCTACTGCGTAGATCAAGGTTATGATAAATATtctaatatgaaaaaaaaaatctaaggtTCAAAAACGATTACTTAAAATagggttttattattattattattatttttttaaatttagccCAGGGCTTCCGTTGCAGGCAGGGCCTCCGGCAGGCGTTCCAGGTGGGGCCTGCGGCTCCGTTCCAGGCGTTCCAGGCCTCCGTTCCAGGCGTTCCAGGCAGGGCCTCCGGCTCCGTTCCAGGCAAGGCCTTCAACTCCGTTCCAGGCGTTCCAGGCAGGGCCTCCGTTCCAAGCATTCCAGACAGGGCCTCCGGCTCCGTTCCAGGCAAGGCCTCCGGCTCCGTTCCAGGCAGGGCCTCCGACTCCGTTCCAACCGTTCCAGGCAGGACCTCCGGCTCCGTTCCAGACGTTCCAGGCAGGTCCTCCGGCTCCGTTCCAAGCAGGTCCTCCGGCTCCGTTCCAAGCGTTCCAGGCAGGCTCCGTTCCAGGCGTTCCAGGCAGGGCCTCCGGCTCCGTTCCAGGCGTTCCAGGCAGGTCCTCCGGCTCCGTTTCAGGCAGGGCCTCCAGCTCCGTTCCAGGCAGGGCCTCCGGCTCCGGCAGGTCCTCCGGCTCCGTTCCAGGCAGGGCCTCCGTTCCAGGCTCTGATCCTAGTTGTTATATGTTTTAATTCTAGCTCTGATCTGCTGTGTGGATCAAGTTTATGATAAATATtctaatatgaaaaaaaaaaaaaaaaacaacaaaggtTCAAAA
It includes:
- the LOC116031414 gene encoding uncharacterized protein LOC116031414 gives rise to the protein MAAAASRGAHSMNFSHFKPMVRKASYHRKSGSPEMMNETVKLNGEEAKSKKKEETWWIPDNRTGIFYPKGQNKVIEEVPPAAGTDVGPINWFSNHEDSF
- the LOC116033289 gene encoding S-antigen protein-like; this translates as MASKIALPPVCPSNASITVSCPYVGSQRLGCCLEGRPRCCLEGMLGCCLEGKPGFCLEGMPEPCLDRARSEPGTEALPGTEPEDLPEPEALPGTELEALPETEPEDLPGTPGTEPEALPGTPGTEPAWNAWNGAGGPAWNGAGGPAWNVWNGAGGPAWNGWNGVGGPAWNGAGGLAWNGAGGPVWNAWNGGPAWNAWNGVEGLAWNGAGGPAWNAWNGGLERLERSRRPHLERLPEALPATEALG